One genomic region from Nitrospirota bacterium encodes:
- the nuoF gene encoding NADH-quinone oxidoreductase subunit NuoF — protein sequence MDNILLAKTGIVDLHSIKKYTAHGGYGALKKALSMPPENVASIVTESGLRGRGGAGFPAGMKWKFLPADRTKIRHLICNADEGEPGTFKDRQIMEFDPHLLIEGMTIAAYAIGALHGFIYIRGEYDWIAKVLVRAIKEAEDNGYSGTNILGSGFQFCIDVFRGAGSYICGEETSLMESIEGKAGRPRLKPPFPATAGLYCEPTVIHNVSTLAFIPFIIENGPDAFRAFGKPRSYGTNLFGICGHVNKPGIYEYPLGTQLRKLIYEVAGGVRDGKRLKAVIPGGLSAPILRADEIDVDMDFESLVSAGSIFGTGGIIVLDEDVSIPFVAQKTAKFYAHESCGQCTPCREGTNMIKFFIDRLVAGKGTSTDIDQILRLCRYIKGSTICALGDAAAMSLETMVKKFRGEFEALLKKEQP from the coding sequence ATGGATAATATTCTTTTAGCAAAAACCGGAATTGTTGACCTGCATTCAATAAAGAAATACACCGCCCACGGCGGGTACGGGGCGCTTAAAAAAGCCCTTTCAATGCCGCCTGAGAATGTTGCTTCAATTGTCACTGAGTCAGGGCTCAGGGGCAGGGGCGGCGCGGGTTTCCCTGCCGGTATGAAGTGGAAATTCCTCCCAGCCGACAGGACAAAGATAAGACACCTCATCTGCAATGCTGACGAAGGAGAGCCCGGCACCTTCAAAGACCGGCAGATCATGGAATTTGATCCGCATCTTTTGATCGAGGGAATGACCATCGCCGCCTACGCAATCGGGGCGCTGCACGGCTTCATCTACATACGGGGCGAATACGACTGGATAGCAAAGGTGCTCGTCCGCGCGATCAAAGAGGCCGAGGACAACGGTTACAGCGGGACAAATATACTCGGCTCCGGTTTTCAATTCTGCATAGACGTCTTCAGGGGCGCTGGCTCGTATATATGCGGTGAAGAAACTTCTCTTATGGAATCAATAGAGGGAAAAGCCGGAAGGCCGAGGTTGAAACCGCCCTTCCCGGCCACAGCCGGGCTTTACTGCGAACCGACTGTCATACACAATGTTTCAACACTGGCATTCATCCCGTTCATTATTGAGAACGGCCCCGACGCCTTCAGGGCTTTCGGAAAGCCAAGGAGCTACGGGACCAATCTCTTCGGCATATGCGGTCATGTCAATAAACCCGGCATCTACGAATATCCTTTGGGCACTCAGTTGAGAAAACTGATATATGAAGTTGCAGGCGGTGTCAGAGACGGCAAACGCCTGAAGGCGGTCATTCCCGGCGGGCTTTCCGCGCCGATCCTCAGGGCTGATGAGATAGATGTTGATATGGATTTTGAATCCCTCGTATCAGCAGGTTCAATATTCGGGACCGGAGGGATCATCGTGCTTGATGAAGACGTCTCCATCCCTTTTGTCGCGCAGAAGACGGCAAAGTTTTATGCCCATGAATCATGCGGGCAGTGCACCCCCTGCCGGGAGGGGACTAACATGATCAAATTTTTCATAGACCGGTTAGTCGCCGGCAAAGGCACATCAACCGATATTGATCAGATACTGCGGTTATGCCGCTACATAAAAGGCTCCACGATCTGCGCCCTCGGCGACGCTGCCGCCATGTCCCTTGAGACCATGGTGAAGAAGTTCAGAGGAGAGTTCGAAGCCCTTCTGAAAAAAGAACAACCCTAA
- a CDS encoding NAD(P)H-dependent oxidoreductase subunit E: MEDKTKRLIIKLIHRFPKKESALLPALSMIQKRNGHITEHDLEEIAKIMDLPEARVFSAASFYTMLSLKRIGKYHIQVCTNVVCSLLKGESLLKHLSEKLGVQEGEITQDGLFSIASVECLGSCGNAPAIQINMDHYEDMSIEKVDAMIEDIKKMEWQD, translated from the coding sequence ATGGAAGACAAAACTAAAAGACTCATCATCAAATTAATACACAGGTTCCCGAAGAAGGAATCCGCCCTCCTTCCCGCGCTGTCGATGATACAGAAAAGGAACGGCCATATCACTGAACACGATCTGGAGGAGATAGCAAAGATAATGGACCTCCCTGAGGCGCGCGTATTCAGCGCTGCAAGTTTTTACACCATGCTCAGTTTAAAGCGTATCGGCAAGTATCATATCCAGGTCTGCACAAATGTTGTGTGCTCCCTGCTTAAAGGTGAATCGCTCCTGAAGCATCTCTCTGAAAAACTGGGGGTCCAGGAAGGAGAGATAACGCAGGACGGCCTGTTCAGCATCGCATCCGTCGAGTGTCTCGGTTCATGCGGCAATGCGCCTGCAATACAGATCAACATGGACCACTACGAAGATATGAGCATTGAGAAAGTTGACGCAATGATTGAAGACATAAAGAAAATGGAATGGCAGGATTGA
- the fdhF gene encoding formate dehydrogenase subunit alpha: MKNITLTIDGRSIQTAEGRSVLNAARENGIYIPTLCYHPRTRQAGKCRICVVEVEGLPGLRVSCSLEARDGMMVRTNTERVIETRKMIVELYLSTGKHNCISCEASGECELQDAAYHLGIEKSSLPVLPKDIPVDSSSPMIIKNMNKCIQCYRCIAGCNDIAVNEVLDMGYRSNQMTVVCDTDKPMGKSSCVICGECVQLCPTGALIEKKAVGKGRYWETKEVRTTCPYCGVGCQMHLHVNNNEIIKVTGVEDAVPNRGSLCVKGRFGYDFVHSPERLKSPLIKRNGEFVEVSWDEALSFIADKLKEIKKTHGADSIVGIGCARSTNENNYIMMKFMRAAIGTNNVDHCARTUHAPTVAGLAATLGAGAMTNSIGEIENSPVIFVIGSNTTETHPVIANSMKRAVKKGGRLYVADPRKIDLTRWATRHFQHKVGSDIAFLNSLMHEIIKNEWHDKDFVENHTGGFEALKKTVSEYPPERASEICGVPADDIIEFAKVLGTAGKAALYYTLGITEHTSGTDNVKTCANLQMLLGNIGKEFTGVNPLRGQNNVQGACDMGVLPDVLTGYQKVSDPAIREKFAKEWNVGSLHDTEGTKIPAMFDGMIHGDIKALYLIGENVVMSEPNQAHTIRALEKLELLIVQDIFFIETAKYAHVVLPAACYAETDGTFTNTERRIQRVRKAVGPPGQAKEDWWILCELAKRMGYDMGYSFVEEIWEEVRRMTPSMSGITYERIEQNGIQWPCTDVRHPGTSYLYCNNVFPCGKATFQPAHWRPPAEVPDEQYPFVLTTGRRLWHYHTATQTRRSAGFMEIFPEELIEVNEKDARDLNIKDGEYILAVSRRGRVKVKTWISERVPPGTCFMSFHFHEACSNVLTNDAFDPVTATAEYKACAIRLEKAE; encoded by the coding sequence TTGAAAAACATAACGTTAACCATTGACGGAAGAAGCATCCAGACGGCAGAAGGCAGGTCCGTGCTGAATGCGGCGAGAGAAAATGGCATTTACATCCCTACCCTTTGCTACCACCCCCGCACCAGACAGGCAGGCAAATGCAGGATATGCGTTGTTGAAGTTGAAGGCCTGCCAGGATTGCGCGTCTCCTGCTCCCTTGAAGCGCGGGACGGAATGATGGTGCGCACAAATACCGAACGCGTCATCGAGACAAGAAAGATGATCGTCGAGCTGTATTTGTCCACCGGCAAGCACAACTGCATTTCATGCGAGGCCAGCGGCGAGTGCGAGCTTCAGGATGCCGCTTATCATCTCGGTATTGAAAAATCCAGTTTGCCCGTTTTACCAAAAGACATCCCGGTCGATTCATCGAGCCCGATGATAATCAAAAACATGAACAAGTGCATCCAGTGCTACCGCTGTATTGCCGGATGCAATGATATTGCCGTAAATGAAGTCCTTGACATGGGGTATCGCAGCAATCAGATGACAGTTGTCTGTGATACTGACAAACCGATGGGAAAGTCCTCATGTGTCATCTGCGGTGAATGCGTGCAGCTTTGCCCGACCGGGGCCTTGATCGAAAAGAAGGCTGTTGGAAAAGGAAGATACTGGGAGACAAAGGAAGTAAGGACCACATGTCCATATTGCGGCGTTGGATGCCAGATGCATCTGCATGTCAATAATAATGAAATTATAAAGGTCACAGGCGTTGAGGATGCGGTGCCGAACCGGGGCAGCTTATGTGTAAAGGGGAGGTTCGGATATGATTTTGTTCATTCACCCGAACGCCTGAAGTCCCCTCTCATAAAAAGAAACGGCGAGTTTGTTGAGGTGAGCTGGGATGAGGCACTCAGTTTCATCGCGGATAAACTCAAGGAGATCAAAAAGACCCACGGCGCTGATTCAATCGTAGGTATCGGCTGCGCAAGGTCCACCAATGAAAACAATTATATAATGATGAAATTCATGCGCGCGGCAATCGGCACCAACAATGTCGATCACTGCGCCCGCACGTGACACGCTCCTACCGTGGCCGGTCTGGCCGCAACACTTGGCGCGGGGGCGATGACCAACTCGATCGGCGAGATCGAGAACAGCCCGGTCATCTTCGTGATCGGCTCCAACACGACTGAGACCCATCCGGTCATTGCAAACAGCATGAAGAGGGCCGTGAAAAAAGGCGGCCGGCTTTATGTCGCGGACCCCAGAAAGATCGACCTTACGCGCTGGGCCACGAGGCATTTTCAGCACAAGGTAGGCTCTGATATTGCATTCCTGAATTCCCTGATGCACGAGATCATAAAGAATGAATGGCATGACAAAGATTTCGTTGAAAATCATACCGGGGGGTTTGAAGCGCTTAAAAAGACAGTAAGCGAATATCCCCCCGAACGCGCCTCTGAAATATGCGGGGTCCCGGCTGACGATATCATAGAGTTTGCGAAGGTCCTCGGTACCGCAGGGAAGGCCGCGCTTTATTACACCCTCGGAATTACCGAGCACACCAGCGGCACTGATAATGTCAAAACCTGCGCGAACCTGCAAATGCTCCTCGGCAATATCGGAAAAGAGTTCACCGGCGTTAATCCTCTCAGGGGACAGAACAATGTCCAGGGCGCGTGTGATATGGGCGTGCTGCCGGATGTGCTGACCGGATATCAGAAGGTATCTGATCCGGCGATACGTGAAAAATTCGCAAAGGAATGGAATGTTGGTTCCCTGCATGATACTGAAGGCACAAAGATACCCGCAATGTTTGACGGCATGATACACGGTGACATTAAAGCCCTCTACCTTATCGGTGAGAATGTTGTAATGTCCGAACCGAACCAGGCGCACACGATCAGGGCTCTTGAGAAACTGGAACTTCTCATCGTGCAGGACATCTTTTTCATTGAGACCGCGAAGTATGCGCATGTTGTTCTGCCGGCTGCCTGTTATGCTGAAACAGACGGCACCTTCACGAATACCGAGAGGCGTATTCAGCGGGTCAGAAAAGCTGTCGGGCCTCCGGGACAGGCAAAGGAAGACTGGTGGATCTTATGCGAGCTTGCAAAGAGGATGGGCTATGACATGGGATATTCATTCGTGGAAGAAATTTGGGAGGAAGTTCGCCGCATGACCCCAAGCATGTCCGGTATCACATATGAGAGGATTGAACAGAACGGGATTCAATGGCCGTGCACTGATGTCCGTCATCCCGGCACCAGTTATCTTTACTGTAATAACGTATTCCCCTGCGGCAAGGCCACATTCCAGCCCGCGCACTGGCGGCCTCCGGCAGAGGTGCCTGATGAACAATACCCGTTTGTACTTACAACCGGCAGAAGGCTATGGCATTATCACACGGCAACTCAGACCAGAAGGTCTGCGGGATTCATGGAAATATTCCCTGAAGAGTTGATCGAGGTAAATGAAAAAGACGCGAGGGACCTGAATATAAAAGACGGGGAATATATCCTTGCGGTGTCGCGCAGGGGAAGGGTCAAGGTAAAGACATGGATATCGGAAAGGGTCCCGCCGGGCACCTGCTTTATGAGCTTTCACTTTCATGAGGCATGTTCAAATGTGCTGACGAATGACGCCTTTGACCCTGTCACCGCAACCGCCGAATACAAGGCCTGCGCGATAAGGTTGGAGAAAGCTGAATGA
- a CDS encoding SDR family oxidoreductase, whose translation MKRILVTGGAGFLGSHLCERLLKEGNEVLCIDNFYTGRRSNIMSFINDPLFEVMRHDVCFPLYVEVDEIYNLACPASPIHYQFDPVQTTKTSVHGAINMLGLAKRVRAKILQASTSEVYGDPRVHPQPESYWGNVNPVGYRSCYDEGKRCAETLFFDYRRQHNLRIKVARIFNTYGPRMHPNDGRVVSNFIMQALQGKPITVYGKGDQTRSFCYVDDLVDAFIRFMATPDDFTGPVNLGNPGEFTILELAEKVIKLTRSKSKIVFEPLPHDDPTQRQPDITLAKKKLKWQPKIQLEDGLKETIKYFKKLASTS comes from the coding sequence ATGAAAAGGATACTCGTTACAGGCGGCGCTGGATTTTTAGGTTCACATCTTTGCGAGAGGCTGTTGAAAGAAGGGAATGAAGTCCTGTGCATTGACAACTTCTACACGGGCCGCCGATCAAATATCATGAGCTTCATTAATGACCCTTTGTTTGAAGTCATGCGGCATGATGTCTGTTTCCCTTTATATGTTGAAGTTGATGAGATTTATAATCTCGCCTGCCCGGCCTCCCCGATCCATTATCAGTTTGACCCCGTACAGACAACTAAGACTTCCGTTCACGGCGCAATCAATATGCTCGGACTTGCAAAACGGGTCAGGGCAAAAATCCTTCAGGCGTCAACCTCCGAGGTTTACGGCGATCCTCGGGTGCACCCGCAGCCGGAATCTTACTGGGGAAATGTAAATCCAGTCGGCTATCGCTCATGTTACGATGAGGGTAAACGGTGCGCGGAGACACTGTTCTTTGATTATCGCCGCCAGCATAACCTTAGGATAAAAGTCGCGAGGATATTTAATACTTACGGTCCCAGGATGCATCCAAATGACGGACGTGTCGTGAGTAATTTCATAATGCAGGCCCTGCAGGGAAAGCCCATCACTGTCTACGGTAAAGGGGACCAGACGAGGAGCTTCTGTTACGTTGATGATCTGGTCGATGCCTTTATCAGGTTCATGGCTACCCCCGATGATTTTACCGGCCCGGTGAATCTCGGCAACCCAGGAGAATTCACCATCCTTGAACTTGCCGAGAAGGTCATAAAACTAACAAGATCAAAATCCAAAATTGTCTTTGAGCCCCTGCCCCATGATGACCCGACACAACGTCAGCCCGACATTACACTTGCTAAAAAGAAACTGAAATGGCAGCCGAAGATCCAGCTTGAAGACGGACTTAAAGAGACGATCAAGTACTTCAAAAAATTAGCATCCACTTCATAA
- a CDS encoding polysaccharide biosynthesis/export family protein encodes MKRNKTSLLLPSVAAGYFNILLILLCTFSCSSVDTIKPGTDSINNMKAASESEKRNTLILERAINASRQEDYILGPEDLVEIDVFEVDELKRSARISSTGFINLPLIGKINASGLSLSELETEISKRLQQYLQDPIVSVFIREYRSQRITVLGAVKNPQVHNVTRQKFLLDMLSYSGGLADDAGDLCYVQRGGGTVIISLDELLIKGNTKLNIPVFAEDVIHVPKGGIVFVDGAVISPGSFVIKGTVTLTQAIAMAKGLKYEALTGQLRIYRNSGTDAMETIDVDYDAILANKGADFILKDKDVVIVPQSDAKAFLNGFVKTVRGMVTFGGASVGAGL; translated from the coding sequence ATGAAACGCAATAAAACATCTTTGTTATTGCCAAGCGTCGCTGCCGGATATTTCAACATACTCTTGATCCTTCTCTGCACTTTTTCATGCAGCAGCGTAGACACAATCAAACCGGGCACGGACTCTATTAACAATATGAAGGCCGCCTCCGAGAGTGAGAAAAGAAATACATTGATCCTGGAGCGGGCGATCAACGCATCCCGTCAGGAAGATTATATTCTTGGACCTGAAGACCTCGTTGAAATCGATGTTTTTGAGGTGGATGAATTAAAACGGTCTGCCAGGATCAGTTCAACCGGCTTTATCAATTTGCCCCTTATCGGCAAGATAAACGCATCGGGTCTCTCTCTGTCTGAGCTTGAAACAGAGATCAGTAAAAGACTTCAGCAGTATCTTCAGGACCCGATAGTGAGCGTATTTATAAGGGAATACAGGAGCCAGAGGATAACGGTTTTGGGCGCGGTAAAGAATCCGCAGGTACACAACGTGACCCGCCAGAAATTTTTACTTGATATGCTGTCTTATTCAGGCGGGCTTGCCGATGATGCCGGAGATTTATGTTATGTGCAGAGGGGAGGCGGCACCGTCATCATAAGCCTGGATGAGCTATTGATTAAAGGCAACACAAAGCTGAACATACCGGTTTTTGCCGAGGACGTCATTCATGTCCCGAAAGGCGGGATCGTATTTGTAGATGGAGCGGTCATAAGCCCCGGCTCATTTGTTATAAAGGGAACGGTCACATTGACGCAGGCAATTGCGATGGCCAAAGGTCTAAAGTACGAAGCATTGACAGGCCAGCTTAGAATCTATAGAAATTCCGGGACGGATGCAATGGAAACCATAGATGTGGATTATGATGCGATCCTGGCGAATAAAGGCGCTGATTTCATTTTAAAAGACAAGGATGTCGTGATTGTGCCTCAAAGCGATGCCAAGGCATTCCTGAATGGTTTTGTTAAAACAGTCAGGGGCATGGTAACTTTCGGCGGCGCCTCTGTCGGGGCGGGACTGTAG